From a single Oreochromis niloticus isolate F11D_XX linkage group LG3, O_niloticus_UMD_NMBU, whole genome shotgun sequence genomic region:
- the LOC102078091 gene encoding leucine-rich repeat and fibronectin type-III domain-containing protein 4: MPVPPPFNPRRQKHLPHTHHPEDRAEGSDFPSLFPLPSLSVSLLSPLFVSSLSTSSHLIHCACPRTAKRTLPDSVPFPIFHWLTLVTCCLLPSLIGAGETWGVVSACPFHCVCRNLSESLSTLCADKGLLFVPPHVDRRTVELRLADNFITEVGGNDFVNMTGLVDLTLSRNTIHLIRPMAFADLESLRSLHLDGNRLTILGPRDLAGLVNLQHLIVNNNQLIKVSVQAFDDFLLTLEDLDLSYNNLRRVPWESIQNMASLHTLNLDHNLIDHIAEGVFGELYKLARLDMTSNRLRTLPPDPLFARSQTGAISPTPYNAVISLNFGGNPLHCNCELLWLRRLIRGDDMETCATPAHLAGRYFWSIPEEEFTCEPPLITRHTHKLWVLEGQRATLKCRAIGDPEPVVHWVSPDDRIIANSSRTSSFSNGTLDILVTVARDDGAYTCIAINAAGEATATVDLKIIPLPHRGGVGGNAGSNSVNTKNNRNVTNGILRTDPGSSDISTAKNGGINNGAGRGGEAEDGKRVGGDDEESDGGRASEGERTDGGNMEEEEDDEEEGRMIGVQGVTSTSAQVRWDLGRLSGAYVVWMYQIQYNCTADETLIYRILPSTSDRFLLKNLVSGVDYNLCVLAIFDDTITSLAATKVLGCTTFSTKDVYPACRSLQAHFLGGTLTILVGGVVVVTLLVFTVALMVRHRVCNHGDHIMCHSSNTEAGGGACCQGSVGGGDKGGNSSGCYQSNGSGDMMMVVLPNGLPSKRGGGEKDNEKEKEADSASSVPPKLPPKPRPKPKVNLEQFLSAGGVVSTTTGAGSEMALVVRQRKLDKAPPYTSESDRTPLYYSPSPPSTLPRQSRQRERPKPRLERELTNRASFSLAAPLRDSELLDWRVTPRGRDKWNSSQAYQSPVSPLSPACGTVSKRRHSLDMGSSVALATDAAASVARRYGAVSYAKRLSVIWTRRSQSLHGMLVQCASTASTASSTTSDECESSGGFGGHCDFQRGYIHAYNATNSNSNTGITPGKANNGKDRSREKAKDGKSAEELEESVV; this comes from the exons ATGCCTGTCCCCCCACCCTTCAATCCCCGCAGACAAAAACACCTACCCCACACACACCACCCCGAAGACAGAGCAGAAGGCTCCGACTTCCCCTCCCTCTTCCCTTTGCCCAGTCTGTCCGTCTCTCTTCTGTCCCctctttttgtttcatctctgtCAACTTCATCCCATCTCATCCACTGCGCCTGTCCCAGGACTGCAAAGAGAACCCTTCCGGACTCTGTCCCTTTCCCGATCTTTCACTGGCTGACTTTGGTCACATGCTGCCTGCTTCCTTCTCTAATTGGAGCAGGGGAGACGTGGGGTGTGGTCTCGGCCTGTCCTTTCCACTGCGTGTGTCGAAACCTTTCGGAGTCACTGAGCACGCTCTGTGCCGACAAAGGCCTCCTGTTCGTCCCACCGCATGTTGACCGGCGGACAGTTGAGCTGCGACTGGCTGATAACTTTATAACAGAAGTGGGCGGAAATGACTTTGTCAACATGACCGGATTGGTTGATCTGACACTGTCAAGGAACACCATCCACCTTATTAGACCAATGGCCTTCGCTGACCTGGAGAGTCTGCGCTCTCTGCATCTGGATG GTAATCGCTTGACAATACTCGGACCCAGAGACCTTGCAGGTTTGGTCAATCTGCAGCACCTGATTGTCAACAACAACCAGCTGATCAAGGTCTCAGTGCAGGCTTTTGATGACTTCCTGCTCACACTGGAAGACCTCGACTTATCTTACAATAACCTCAGGAG GGTACCATGGGAGTCCATTCAGAACATGGCAAGTCTGCACACACTGAACCTGGACCATAACCTGATAGATCACATAGCGGAAGGAGTCTTTGGAGAGCTGTATAAGCTTGCAAGGCTGGATATGACCTCCAACAGGCTCCGAACCCTGCCTCCTGATCCTCTCTTTGCAAG GTCTCAGACAGGTGCAATAAGTCCTACCCCATACAATGCTGTCATAAGCCTAAATTTTGGAGGGAACCCACTGCACTGCAATTGTGAACTGCTATGGTTAAGGCGCCTCATCCGTGGAGATGACATGGAGACGTGTGCCACTCCTGCTCACCTGGCTGGAAG ATATTTCTGGTCAATTCCTGAGGAGGAGTTCACATGTGAACCACCTCTCATCACTCGCCACACGCACAAGCTGTGGGTGCTGGAGGGCCAGCGAGCCACGCTAAAGTGCCGTGCCATTGGTGACCCCGAGCCAGTAGTCCACTGGGTTTCACCAGATGATCGCATCATCGCAAACTCATCCCGGACAAGCTCCTTTAGCAACGGGACCTTGGATATCTTGGTAACAGTAGCCCGTGACGACGGGGCATATACATGTATTGCAATAAACGCAGCAGGTGAAGCAACTGCCACTGTGGATCTCAAAATAATCCCCCTGCCTCACCGGGGTGGAGTAGGTGGAAACGCTGGGAGCAACAGTGTTAACACCAAGAACAACAGGAATGTGACCAATGGAATTTTACGGACCGATCCGGGCTCGTCGGATATTAGCACGGCCAAAAATGGAGGGATTAACAATGGTGCAGGACGTGGAGGAGAGGCAGAGGATGGGAAAAGAGTTGGAGGGGATGACGAAGAGAGTGACGGCGGTAGGGCATCTGAAGGAGAGAGGACTGATGGAGGAAAcatggaggaagaagaggacgaCGAAGAGGAAGGAAGGATGATTGGAGTACAGGGAGTAACATCGACATCGGCTCAGGTCCGATGGGATTTGGGGCGTTTGTCTGGAGCTTATGTTGTCTGGATGTATCAGATACAGTACAACTGCACTGCAGATGAGACGCTCATTTACAG AATCTTACCGTCAACCAGTGATCGATTCCTGCTGAAGAACCTGGTTTCTGGTGTGGACTACAATCTGTGCGTGTTGGCCATTTTTGATGACACAATCACATCTTTAGCTGCGACAAAAGTTCTGGGCTGCACAACCTTCTCCACCAAGGATGTTTACCCTGCATGTCGCTCTCTGCAAGCCCACTTTCTGGGCGGGACACTCACCATACTGGTTGGCGGTGTTGTTGTGGTCACTTTACTTGTGTTTACTGTGGCACTCATGGTTCGCCACCGTGTTTGCAATCACGGGGACCATATAATGTGTCACAGCAGCAATACCGAGGCAGGAGGCGGGGCCTGCTGTCAGGGGAGTGTAGGAGGAGGGGACAAAGGAGGAAACAGTAGCGGATGCTACCAATCCAATGGTTCTGGAGACATGATGATGGTGGTCCTGCCCAATGGTCTGCCTTctaagagaggaggaggagagaaggacaatgaaaaggaaaaagaggccGATTCTGCCTCTTCTGTGCCTCCAAAACTGCCTCCTAAGCCCAGGCCGAAACCTAAAGTCAACCTGGAGCAGTTTCTTTCAGCCGGAGGCGTGGTTTCCACAACGACAGGGGCAGGAAGTGAGATGGCACTGGTGGTGAGACAGCGAAAGTTGGACAAGGCACCACCGTACACCTCAGAAAGTGACAGAACGCCCCTCTACTACTCCCCTTCTCCCCCCTCAACCCTTCCCCGTCAGTCGCGTCAGAGGGAGCGCCCAAAGCCCCGACTGGAGCGAGAGCTGACCAATCGTGCTAGTTTTTCTCTCGCGGCGCCCCTGAGAGACTCGGAGCTGTTGGACTGGAGAGTCACACCCAGAGGCAGGGACAAATGGAACTCCTCACAGGCTTATCAGAGCCCCGTTTCCCCTCTAAGCCCTGCCTGTGGAACAGTTAGCAAACGGAGGCACTCACTCGATATGGGCTCCTCGGTCGCGCTAGCGACTGATGCCGCAGCGAGTGTCGCCAGGCGCTACGGTGCTGTCAGTTATGCCAAGCGGCTAAGCGTCATCTGGACGAGGCGGAGCCAGTCGCTGCATGGAATGCTGGTGCAGTGCGCTTCGACAGCAAGCACAGCTTCGTCGACCACGAGCGACGAGTGCGAAAGCAGCGGCGGGTTCGGGGGTCACTGTGATTTCCAAAGGGGATATATTCATGCTTATAACGCCACCAATTCCAACTCTAACACTGGGATTACCCCCGGGAAAGCAAATAATGGAAAAGACAGGAGTAGGGAAAAAGCAAAGGATGGAAAGAGTGCGGAAGAACTGGAGGAAAGCGTGGTATAG